The sequence CGCAAAGGTTTTATCGTGCTCACGGGAGAAGTCGGCACCGGCAAGACGACGTTGCTCCATTGCCTGCTGCAGGAGCTGAAGAAAAGGAACACTCAAAGCACGCTGATCGTCAACACGGTCAGTCATTCGAAAGACCTCTTGCGAGACGTTTGCGAAGACCTGGGGTTTACCGCGTTTCAGGAAGACCGGCAGAACATCCACACCTATCTCAAATTGCTGAACCAGCTCCTCTTGGAGTCGTATCACAAAGGCAAGAACGTCACCTTGATCATCGACGAGGCGCAGAATCTTTCCGCCAGGGTGCTGGAAAATATCCGGCTCATGTCCAACTTCGAGACCTCGGAGGACAAGCTCTTGCAGATCGTGCTCGCGGGCCAACCCGAGCTGGCGCACCGGCTGAATGCGCCGGAGCTGCGCCAGCTCAAGCAACGAATCGTGCTCTACCTTCAATTAAAGCCGCTGAATTTCGGCGAGTGCGCGGAATATATCGCTACGCGCCTGGAGATTGCGGGCGTGAGTCGTCCGATATTTACCTCCGAGGCCCTGGAAGCGGTTTACAGTTACTCAGGCGGCCTGCCGCGGCTCATCAACATCCTATGCGACAACGGACTCCTGGCGGCCTACTCCTCGGGCAGCAGGAGAGTCAGGGCGGATATGATCCGGGAGGTCGCCGAGGAACGCTCGCTCACGGTCCAGTCCGAAGAAGCTCCGCGCATGAAGCTCGCCGCTTCCATGGGGTTCGAGCGGTCGCGACCTTCCGGACTGGCGCCACGGATCAGGAGGCTGGGTATGATCGTCGACGATGACGTGCCGGCGGAGGAATCTCCCGCCCCGCCGCCTTCCGGCGACGACTTTACGGTTTTTACCGCCGGCGCGGTGGTGACGGACGAACCCGCGGCGGCCGATTCGATGGAAGCTGAAGAGGAGCGGCCTGTCGAACCGCCGGCGCGGGAAGACGGCGAGACCCTTGGTGGCGCCGAAGAGGTCGAGGCCGAGTTTCGCGTCGCGTCTTCGGTCAAAGAGTTCACCGTGTTCACTGCCGGCGCGGTTGCCGACGAGCCGGCCGGATTGACGGAGACAACGGAAATCGAAATGGAAAGGGCGTTCGAAAGCCGGGCGGCGGAAAACGGCGGGCCGGCTGATCCCAGAGGCCGGGACGAGATCTTTGACTTCCGTATCGACGATCCCCCGCTCGATGAGTTCGCGGCGTTTCCCGCCGGAGAAGCGGCGCAGCCATCGACGAACGCGCCTCAGGATGTCGCGCCGGCCTGGTTCCTCGATTCCCTGATCGGCTCGCTTACGGAAGCGATGGGACCGATGGCGCCTTTCGTCGTTCGCGATCGGGTCTCCGCCCTCGGCGAAGAGCTGGAAACTTTTCCCAGGTCGCGGCTCGCGGAGCTGGTGGAGTCGGCGAGCGGAGAGATTTTGGAAGAGTCGCCTAAGATTCGCTTTCAACAAATGATGTCCAAGGAGATCGAAACGATGAATTCCGCCAAGGAGGAAAAATGACTCAGCCGTCGGCGTCCGTGGAGAGTCGCAGCCTGCCGATCAGCGTGCGCGAGGGCGCGCGCCGGATCGGCTTGATGGGAAAGATCGTGGGCACGCTTGCGGGCGTGATCGTGCTCTTCGGCCTGTTGGTTTTGGGCGTGGTGTATCATCTCACCGGCCGCGCGCTGCGGGCGCAGCTCGACCAACGAGCCTTGGCCATCGTCACCACCTTGGGCGACGCGGCCGGCGGACACGTGATCGCCAGGAATTCCCTGGAGCTGCATGCGTTAGTCACAAAGTACGCCCTCCTCGACGGCGTCGCGTACGCCGTTATTCGCGAC comes from Candidatus Binatia bacterium and encodes:
- a CDS encoding AAA family ATPase, producing the protein MSSQWLNLKSESLLEHFGLTREPFNITPDPSFLYLGASHQQALVRLLYGINARKGFIVLTGEVGTGKTTLLHCLLQELKKRNTQSTLIVNTVSHSKDLLRDVCEDLGFTAFQEDRQNIHTYLKLLNQLLLESYHKGKNVTLIIDEAQNLSARVLENIRLMSNFETSEDKLLQIVLAGQPELAHRLNAPELRQLKQRIVLYLQLKPLNFGECAEYIATRLEIAGVSRPIFTSEALEAVYSYSGGLPRLINILCDNGLLAAYSSGSRRVRADMIREVAEERSLTVQSEEAPRMKLAASMGFERSRPSGLAPRIRRLGMIVDDDVPAEESPAPPPSGDDFTVFTAGAVVTDEPAAADSMEAEEERPVEPPAREDGETLGGAEEVEAEFRVASSVKEFTVFTAGAVADEPAGLTETTEIEMERAFESRAAENGGPADPRGRDEIFDFRIDDPPLDEFAAFPAGEAAQPSTNAPQDVAPAWFLDSLIGSLTEAMGPMAPFVVRDRVSALGEELETFPRSRLAELVESASGEILEESPKIRFQQMMSKEIETMNSAKEEK